A single genomic interval of Mucilaginibacter robiniae harbors:
- a CDS encoding phosphatase PAP2 family protein, producing MQWLTGPVLLPSILTLILSRRFPSGWTTVLCALIFAFYLHLPLRYKFFPSQQSPSAAMGTQLAPLLIRGQSSTRSFPSAHALGIAVLGTGLAWLYRNNKRMQRTLAVTTMGLAYLSIFNGLSFPADVLISLLLGVAVTIFVIAFYGPIIIRWYQRRGELIQDILVAMLRTISISLIMIQLQEGIHL from the coding sequence GTGCAGTGGCTCACCGGTCCTGTTCTTTTACCATCCATCCTGACTTTAATACTAAGCCGCCGTTTCCCATCTGGGTGGACAACGGTCTTGTGTGCACTAATCTTTGCCTTTTACCTGCATCTGCCGCTACGCTATAAATTTTTTCCTTCCCAGCAGAGCCCGTCTGCAGCTATGGGCACTCAGTTGGCGCCACTGCTGATCAGAGGGCAATCATCCACCCGCAGCTTTCCCTCAGCTCATGCGCTTGGAATAGCGGTATTAGGAACCGGCCTGGCTTGGTTATACCGGAATAACAAGCGAATGCAGCGTACACTGGCTGTCACTACGATGGGTCTTGCTTATCTATCTATTTTCAACGGCCTGAGTTTTCCTGCAGATGTTCTTATCTCCCTGTTGCTGGGTGTAGCTGTAACTATATTTGTGATTGCTTTTTACGGTCCTATAATAATCCGCTGGTACCAGCGCAGAGGAGAGCTGATCCAGGATATCTTGGTCGCCATGCTTCGGACTATCTCCATTAGCCTCATCATGATTCAACTTCAGGAAGGAATACATCTATGA
- a CDS encoding metallophosphoesterase family protein, whose protein sequence is MRIAVFSDIHGNLPALEAVWADLQNAQPDAVYCLGDLVNLGPWPNEVVEFIRGRRISSLMGNHDQGIGQGVPEFPFSYQTEEEHEAGLRAIAFTNATLKESNRQYLQTLPLQLTLTFNPAFGTQALVLTHGSPASINEYVFEDCPEPHLVQLMGQANAKVLLMGHTHRPYIRRFILDEGAARLTKLAVNVGSVGKPKDGDPRAAYALLTILPLKEDLVSALDVQIKRVPYNVQQVQQAIRASGLPDLYAQLLTNA, encoded by the coding sequence ATGAGGATTGCGGTTTTTAGCGATATACACGGTAACCTGCCGGCGTTGGAAGCTGTCTGGGCCGACTTGCAAAATGCACAGCCGGATGCAGTATATTGCCTGGGCGACCTGGTCAACCTCGGACCCTGGCCCAACGAGGTTGTAGAATTTATACGTGGGCGCCGGATCAGTAGTCTCATGGGTAATCATGATCAGGGTATCGGGCAGGGAGTACCCGAATTTCCCTTCTCTTACCAGACAGAGGAAGAGCATGAGGCCGGTTTACGGGCTATTGCATTTACCAACGCAACGCTTAAAGAAAGCAACCGTCAGTACTTGCAGACCCTGCCATTACAACTGACACTTACATTTAATCCCGCCTTCGGTACACAGGCACTCGTGCTGACCCACGGCAGTCCCGCCAGTATAAATGAATACGTGTTTGAAGACTGCCCTGAGCCACATTTGGTGCAACTGATGGGCCAGGCTAATGCAAAGGTGCTCCTGATGGGGCATACGCACCGGCCTTATATCCGGCGGTTCATATTAGATGAAGGCGCCGCCCGCCTAACTAAGCTGGCCGTCAATGTAGGCTCAGTGGGAAAACCAAAAGATGGTGATCCAAGGGCTGCCTACGCACTGCTTACTATTTTACCTTTAAAGGAGGATCTGGTTAGTGCCCTGGACGTTCAGATCAAACGTGTGCCCTACAATGTACAACAGGTGCAACAAGCAATCCGCGCAAGCGGTTTACCTGATTTGTATGCACAACTTTTAACTAACGCATAA
- the eno gene encoding phosphopyruvate hydratase gives MKITNLIAREVLDSRGNPTVEAEITLEDGSTARGISPSGASTGEKEAVELRDGDKTRYQGKGVEKAVAGLNGEVRSAIAGQSFDSQEAYDKKLIELDGTPNKARLGANALLAASIAFARVNAVSKKIPLYRQLVERDRYIMPVPCMNVINGGRHADNNLDFQEFMIAPHHASSFKESIRMGEEVFHTLKALLTSKGYYTGVGDEGGFAPNLKSNEEAVEVILEAITKAGYQPGEDISICLDPATSEMWDHGRYKMYKSTQQTYSSEELVNLWEKWISEYPIVLLEDGLGENDWAGWKTMTRQLGSQVELVGDDIFCTNPAIIQEGIDQGIGNSVLIKLNQIGTVWETLEAVNLAQQNGYHCFISHRSGETEDTTIADLVVATNAGHIKTGSGCRSERVSKFNQMLRIEQELGSKAGFAGLSTFKRS, from the coding sequence ATGAAAATTACCAATCTCATCGCCCGGGAAGTATTAGACTCCAGAGGCAACCCTACGGTCGAAGCAGAAATTACTTTGGAAGACGGTTCAACTGCCCGCGGCATCTCGCCTTCCGGTGCCAGCACCGGCGAAAAAGAAGCGGTTGAACTCCGTGACGGCGACAAGACCCGCTACCAGGGCAAAGGCGTGGAAAAAGCCGTTGCCGGCCTGAACGGCGAAGTCAGGAGCGCCATTGCCGGTCAATCTTTTGATAGTCAGGAAGCCTATGACAAGAAGCTGATTGAATTGGACGGCACGCCTAATAAAGCCCGCCTGGGTGCCAATGCGTTGCTGGCCGCTTCTATTGCTTTCGCCCGCGTCAATGCCGTTTCCAAAAAGATTCCGCTGTACCGTCAGCTAGTGGAGCGTGACCGCTACATCATGCCGGTTCCCTGCATGAATGTCATCAACGGCGGCCGTCATGCGGATAACAACCTCGATTTTCAGGAATTTATGATTGCCCCGCACCATGCGTCCAGCTTTAAGGAAAGTATCCGTATGGGCGAAGAAGTGTTTCACACCCTAAAAGCGCTGCTGACCAGCAAAGGCTATTACACCGGCGTGGGTGATGAAGGCGGATTTGCCCCAAACCTGAAATCCAACGAAGAGGCGGTAGAGGTGATTCTGGAAGCCATTACCAAAGCTGGCTATCAACCGGGTGAAGATATTTCCATTTGCCTGGACCCGGCTACCAGTGAGATGTGGGACCATGGCCGGTATAAAATGTACAAGAGTACCCAGCAGACTTACAGTTCGGAAGAGCTGGTGAACCTGTGGGAGAAATGGATCAGCGAATACCCGATTGTCTTACTGGAAGATGGCTTGGGCGAAAATGACTGGGCCGGTTGGAAGACTATGACCCGGCAATTGGGCAGCCAGGTAGAACTGGTAGGCGATGACATCTTCTGTACCAATCCGGCTATCATTCAGGAAGGCATCGACCAGGGCATCGGCAACAGCGTGCTGATCAAGCTGAACCAGATCGGTACCGTTTGGGAAACGCTGGAAGCGGTGAACCTGGCGCAGCAGAACGGCTATCACTGCTTTATTTCGCACCGCAGCGGGGAAACGGAAGATACCACCATTGCCGACCTCGTAGTGGCCACTAATGCTGGGCATATTAAGACCGGCAGCGGCTGCCGTTCCGAACGGGTATCCAAATTTAACCAGATGCTGCGCATTGAGCAGGAATTGGGCAGCAAAGCCGGGTTCGCGGGTTTAAGTACGTTTAAGAGAAGCTGA
- a CDS encoding inorganic diphosphatase gives MYNLHPWHGIQPGDHVPHEVRAVIEIAKGSRSKYELDKPSGLLTLDRILFSAVHYPANYGLIPKTYFTDHDPLDIIVICSQDLLPYSIVTARVIGLMEMRDSGDTDDKIIAVASHDISLTHVNDIADLPEHTLQEFRNFFEDYKKLENKPVEVLGFQPKEAAYSSITESLERYRKEILPTLAP, from the coding sequence ATGTATAATTTACATCCATGGCATGGCATTCAACCGGGTGACCATGTCCCTCACGAGGTTCGGGCGGTCATCGAAATTGCAAAGGGGAGCCGCAGCAAGTACGAGCTGGATAAGCCGTCAGGCTTGCTGACGCTTGATCGCATCCTGTTTTCAGCCGTTCACTACCCGGCTAATTACGGGCTGATACCAAAAACCTATTTTACAGACCATGACCCGCTCGACATTATCGTGATCTGCTCCCAGGACCTGCTGCCGTACTCCATTGTAACTGCGCGGGTCATCGGCCTAATGGAAATGCGTGATAGCGGTGATACCGATGATAAGATTATTGCGGTAGCCAGCCACGATATTTCTTTAACCCATGTCAACGACATTGCTGACCTGCCTGAACATACGCTGCAGGAGTTCCGCAACTTTTTTGAGGATTATAAGAAGCTGGAGAATAAGCCGGTGGAAGTTTTAGGCTTTCAGCCCAAGGAAGCCGCCTATTCGAGCATTACTGAGAGTCTGGAACGTTACCGGAAAGAAATCCTGCCAACTTTAGCGCCATGA
- a CDS encoding voltage-gated chloride channel family protein, giving the protein MIQPVSSFAHYSILKHTLRWTVLVLPVAVAIGCMVAFFLWLLGLSIHFRFTHTWLLLLLPAAGVVIHFIYQSVGKSSEKGNNLIMEEIHQPGGGIPRRMAPIILITTVITHLFGGSAGREGTAVQIGGSLAHMFGQWFRLKGSDMRLVLTAGVAAGFGAVFGTPVTGAVFAMEVLTIGRIQYDAMLPALMAALIGDFTISAWGIHHTAYHIDALPKTSYLFSAYLSFDLLLFVKVIVASAAFGLSSSLFSGMVHEIKALFGKLFRIKWLIPAAGGLIIIGLTYLNGKPDYLSLGVDPEHAGAITIPSAFHAGGADTWSWLWKTIYTTVTLGTGFKGGEVTPLFYIGATLGNTLAGLLHAPVSLFAALGFIAVFSGATNTPLACTFMGIELFGGEHAVLFAVACFTAYFFSGHSGIYSAQRIAMPKILEAHFADETSLAEANKRRGHFHEKLMEYGSRLKRKKNHE; this is encoded by the coding sequence ATGATACAGCCTGTTTCTTCGTTCGCCCACTACAGCATCCTGAAGCATACCCTGCGCTGGACGGTGCTGGTACTGCCTGTTGCGGTGGCTATCGGCTGTATGGTAGCCTTCTTTTTGTGGCTGCTGGGTCTGAGCATCCATTTCAGGTTCACTCATACCTGGCTGCTGCTCCTGCTGCCGGCTGCCGGTGTGGTTATCCACTTCATTTATCAATCGGTTGGTAAGTCTTCCGAGAAAGGCAACAACCTCATTATGGAGGAAATTCATCAACCTGGTGGCGGGATACCGAGACGGATGGCACCCATCATTTTAATAACTACCGTAATCACGCATCTGTTCGGTGGCTCGGCGGGGCGCGAAGGTACGGCGGTACAGATTGGCGGCAGCCTGGCCCATATGTTCGGCCAGTGGTTCCGGCTCAAAGGCAGCGACATGCGGCTGGTGCTTACTGCGGGTGTAGCCGCTGGTTTCGGGGCGGTGTTCGGTACGCCGGTGACCGGGGCGGTATTTGCCATGGAAGTGCTCACAATTGGCCGCATACAGTATGATGCCATGCTGCCCGCCCTGATGGCTGCCTTAATCGGTGATTTCACCATATCCGCCTGGGGCATTCATCACACCGCCTATCATATCGATGCGCTGCCCAAAACGTCTTACCTTTTTTCGGCTTACCTGTCATTCGATCTGTTGCTGTTTGTAAAGGTAATCGTTGCTTCCGCTGCTTTCGGCTTGTCCAGTTCTCTGTTTTCCGGCATGGTTCATGAAATCAAGGCGTTGTTCGGAAAGCTCTTTCGTATTAAATGGCTGATTCCAGCAGCAGGCGGCCTCATTATCATCGGCCTGACTTATCTGAACGGAAAACCGGATTACCTGAGCCTGGGCGTTGACCCGGAGCATGCCGGCGCTATCACCATTCCGTCCGCCTTTCATGCCGGCGGCGCTGACACCTGGAGCTGGCTATGGAAAACCATCTATACCACGGTCACGCTGGGCACCGGGTTCAAGGGTGGTGAGGTTACACCGCTGTTTTACATCGGCGCCACGCTGGGCAACACGCTGGCGGGCCTGCTCCATGCGCCGGTCAGCCTGTTTGCGGCGCTGGGCTTTATCGCCGTATTCTCGGGCGCCACCAATACCCCGCTGGCCTGTACCTTTATGGGTATCGAGCTGTTTGGCGGCGAACACGCGGTATTGTTTGCGGTAGCCTGTTTTACCGCGTATTTTTTCAGTGGGCATTCAGGCATCTACAGCGCACAGCGCATCGCCATGCCCAAAATACTGGAGGCGCACTTTGCGGACGAGACCTCGCTGGCCGAGGCCAACAAGCGGCGCGGGCATTTTCACGAGAAATTAATGGAGTACGGCAGCCGTCTTAAAAGAAAGAAAAATCATGAATAA
- a CDS encoding DUF190 domain-containing protein, which translates to MNKEAIRERPLGKIQIYLKPRDQVKGQGLLARLQPKQLYRELVKYAKADGLLNASVYQTHSSYSLHEPVQMAHVELANHELAVCVELIDEKDKLEAFCTKHAALLRGKLIVFKAVEFWELT; encoded by the coding sequence ATGAATAAGGAAGCCATCCGCGAACGCCCGCTGGGAAAGATACAAATTTACTTGAAGCCCAGAGACCAGGTAAAGGGCCAGGGCCTGCTGGCCAGGCTGCAGCCCAAGCAACTGTATCGTGAGCTGGTAAAATATGCCAAAGCTGACGGGCTGTTGAATGCCTCGGTTTACCAAACGCACAGCAGCTATTCGCTGCATGAGCCTGTTCAGATGGCGCATGTGGAACTGGCTAACCATGAGTTGGCCGTGTGTGTAGAGCTGATTGATGAAAAAGATAAGCTTGAGGCATTTTGCACTAAGCACGCTGCTTTGCTGAGAGGTAAACTGATCGTGTTCAAGGCCGTTGAATTCTGGGAACTAACTTAG
- the crcB gene encoding fluoride efflux transporter CrcB, whose translation MKIPLIIFIGGGLGSVARYLANRWIVSQGVTVFPYGTFLVNIIGCFLIGFLVFITEKANITAVEWRLFLVTGFCGGFTTFSSFAFENIQLLTNHQLFSFILYTVGSIALGFLATYLGILLARAF comes from the coding sequence ATGAAAATACCATTGATCATCTTTATCGGCGGAGGCCTGGGTAGTGTAGCCCGCTACCTGGCCAACCGGTGGATTGTGAGCCAAGGCGTAACCGTATTCCCTTATGGCACATTTCTGGTTAATATCATAGGCTGCTTCCTGATCGGTTTTTTGGTATTTATTACCGAAAAGGCAAATATAACCGCGGTAGAATGGCGGCTTTTTCTGGTGACTGGCTTTTGCGGCGGCTTTACCACCTTTTCTTCGTTTGCCTTTGAAAACATACAGCTGCTCACCAATCATCAGTTGTTCAGCTTCATCCTGTACACCGTGGGCAGCATTGCGCTGGGTTTCTTGGCCACTTACCTGGGTATCCTGCTGGCCAGGGCATTCTAA
- a CDS encoding universal stress protein has product MKTNKILIVADDSPSAVRAIEYGFNLAREVGARVALLYVIEAALAEGNVDAGIFPDQAAAGLTADAEAFLQHMQQRYGEGIDTEQMTPEGDIRKIAIEMAQAWQAQLMIMGTHGRTGLNKLLMGSVTDSVLHDSPVPVCIVPNV; this is encoded by the coding sequence ATGAAAACAAATAAGATTTTGATTGTGGCAGATGACAGTCCCTCGGCTGTCAGGGCGATTGAATATGGTTTCAACCTGGCCCGGGAAGTCGGTGCCCGGGTGGCCCTACTTTATGTTATCGAAGCCGCTTTGGCTGAAGGCAATGTAGATGCAGGTATCTTTCCGGATCAGGCGGCAGCAGGCCTGACAGCCGATGCTGAAGCATTTCTGCAACACATGCAGCAACGATATGGGGAAGGCATAGATACGGAGCAGATGACGCCGGAAGGGGACATTCGAAAGATTGCTATTGAGATGGCACAGGCCTGGCAGGCCCAGCTCATGATCATGGGCACACACGGGCGCACCGGCCTCAACAAATTATTAATGGGCAGCGTCACGGACTCAGTATTGCATGATTCGCCCGTACCGGTGTGCATTGTACCCAACGTATAA
- a CDS encoding sulfite oxidase, producing MHCTQRIINLKHCFCTDQSKVIHIIIYQSFFHLRGFILYNVTHQSMSIPINSSKAIFPGLITREREPVNLEFAFPTLDGRITPAEQFYVRSHFPIPEIKAEEWRLSIEGEVEHPFILTFEELKQMPARTVMATLECAGNGRSKLVPKAKGLLWEQGAVGNAEWTGVPLHLLLEKAGLKAGVIEIILEGQDEGTISEEPKAPGTIVFAHSLPLDKALQEQVLIAFEMNGEPLTAIHGYPVRAIIPGWYGMASVKWLIKITATATRFHSYWQTLEYAYWKDLYGKPTLVPVTEMQVKAEIARPALQEVVAAGSIYRVTGAAWSGEQVVEQVEISTDDGQSWQPATLLEEPVRYAWQLWEFAWNVPPTPGAYQLRARATDAAGHSQPDTHEDMRRTYMVNFVAPVEVIVK from the coding sequence GTGCATTGTACCCAACGTATAATCAATTTAAAGCATTGTTTCTGTACAGACCAAAGCAAAGTCATTCATATAATTATTTATCAATCCTTTTTTCATCTACGAGGTTTTATATTATATAATGTAACACATCAATCTATGTCAATACCGATCAACTCTTCCAAAGCCATTTTTCCCGGCCTGATTACCCGCGAGCGGGAACCGGTAAACCTTGAGTTTGCTTTTCCAACACTGGATGGCCGCATTACTCCGGCTGAACAATTTTATGTGCGGAGCCATTTCCCAATTCCGGAGATCAAAGCTGAAGAATGGCGGCTGAGTATTGAGGGGGAAGTGGAGCATCCGTTCATACTCACTTTTGAGGAACTGAAACAGATGCCGGCCCGTACGGTGATGGCTACCCTGGAATGTGCCGGCAACGGCCGTTCTAAACTGGTACCCAAAGCCAAAGGGCTACTTTGGGAACAGGGGGCTGTCGGCAATGCAGAATGGACGGGTGTGCCTTTGCACCTGCTGCTGGAGAAAGCAGGTTTAAAGGCCGGCGTGATTGAAATCATTCTGGAAGGCCAGGACGAAGGAACGATCAGTGAGGAACCTAAAGCACCGGGCACCATTGTATTTGCACACAGCCTGCCGTTGGATAAGGCATTGCAGGAGCAGGTACTGATTGCCTTTGAGATGAACGGCGAACCGCTCACCGCAATACACGGTTACCCGGTGCGGGCTATCATTCCCGGCTGGTACGGGATGGCATCGGTCAAATGGCTCATTAAAATCACAGCTACCGCCACACGATTTCACAGTTACTGGCAAACGCTGGAATACGCCTACTGGAAAGACCTGTACGGAAAGCCGACGCTGGTGCCGGTAACAGAAATGCAGGTCAAGGCTGAAATTGCACGGCCGGCACTACAGGAGGTGGTGGCTGCAGGCAGTATTTATAGGGTGACAGGCGCCGCCTGGTCGGGTGAGCAGGTAGTTGAGCAGGTGGAAATCAGCACGGACGACGGCCAAAGCTGGCAGCCCGCTACGCTGCTGGAAGAACCTGTACGCTATGCCTGGCAGTTATGGGAATTTGCATGGAACGTCCCCCCCACACCGGGTGCTTATCAACTCCGGGCCCGTGCAACGGATGCCGCAGGGCATTCGCAGCCAGACACACACGAGGATATGCGGCGCACTTATATGGTTAACTTCGTTGCGCCGGTGGAAGTGATCGTAAAATAA
- a CDS encoding YidH family protein, with product MMDSTPDLSKKQVAANPGDHLANERTFLAWLRTSIALMGFGFVVVKFSLFIKQLSLALNEKVVLPGKGFSSAIGIALVAMGALLALLAYVRYRRTERQLLSQSYRPGFLLSFLLTSGIVFISGLLLWYLLPNL from the coding sequence ATGATGGACTCTACACCTGATTTATCTAAAAAGCAGGTTGCGGCGAACCCGGGCGATCACCTGGCCAATGAGCGCACTTTCCTGGCCTGGCTGCGGACCAGTATTGCCCTCATGGGCTTTGGTTTTGTAGTGGTCAAGTTTTCACTTTTTATTAAACAATTATCATTGGCGCTGAACGAGAAAGTGGTGTTGCCCGGTAAAGGCTTCTCGTCCGCTATCGGCATAGCGCTGGTGGCTATGGGGGCGCTGCTGGCCCTACTCGCCTATGTCCGTTACCGGCGCACCGAACGGCAGCTGCTCAGCCAATCCTACCGGCCCGGATTTTTGCTGTCCTTTCTGCTTACCTCGGGCATCGTGTTCATCAGCGGGCTGCTGCTGTGGTATCTTCTGCCCAACCTTTGA
- a CDS encoding EamA family transporter translates to MWWIYALLSALFASLTAIFSKIGIANVNTDLATAVRTVVILVVAWGIAAARGELQGITLLSRQNILFLILSGLATGLSWIFYYKALQLGKVSQVAPVDKLSVALTIVLSVVILKETLSVKAAIGAFMIIAGTLVLIF, encoded by the coding sequence ATGTGGTGGATTTATGCACTCCTTTCAGCACTCTTTGCTTCGTTGACAGCAATTTTTTCAAAAATAGGTATTGCCAATGTGAACACTGATCTGGCGACTGCTGTGCGCACGGTTGTTATATTGGTAGTCGCCTGGGGCATTGCTGCAGCCCGCGGCGAGTTGCAGGGTATCACTCTGCTTTCCCGGCAAAATATCCTGTTCCTCATCCTTTCAGGGCTGGCTACAGGCTTATCCTGGATATTTTACTACAAGGCTTTACAGCTAGGGAAGGTATCGCAGGTGGCGCCGGTTGACAAGCTCAGCGTTGCCCTGACTATCGTATTATCGGTCGTTATCTTAAAGGAAACCTTGTCCGTGAAAGCAGCCATCGGCGCCTTCATGATCATCGCAGGGACACTGGTTTTAATTTTCTGA
- a CDS encoding phosphatase PAP2 family protein — protein sequence MAVCCLVYSFASVTAERRRQLYTVVTGIILSGIAATLLKHTVHRIRPYHMYPVIHHLGPGGGWSFPSGHTCDAFALATTISLSFAGRNSSLWLVYWAVLVGVSRVYLGVHYPSDVLGGLSTGCGMAILGYLLVNFYYQPQIKYDTGRP from the coding sequence ATGGCTGTATGTTGTTTAGTGTATTCATTTGCTTCAGTCACCGCAGAACGGAGAAGACAGCTTTACACCGTAGTAACAGGGATAATACTGTCCGGCATTGCAGCAACCCTGCTTAAACATACTGTTCACCGGATAAGGCCTTATCATATGTACCCGGTTATTCATCATCTCGGGCCGGGCGGCGGTTGGTCCTTCCCATCCGGGCATACCTGTGATGCTTTTGCTTTGGCTACCACGATTTCTTTAAGCTTTGCCGGCCGGAACAGTTCCCTATGGCTGGTGTACTGGGCAGTGCTGGTGGGGGTGTCACGCGTTTACCTGGGCGTTCATTACCCGTCTGATGTGCTGGGTGGCCTATCCACCGGATGCGGAATGGCAATATTGGGATACTTGCTGGTGAATTTTTATTATCAACCTCAAATCAAATATGATACAGGCAGGCCATAA
- a CDS encoding 2,3-bisphosphoglycerate-dependent phosphoglycerate mutase has product MLIRHGQSAYNYDNRFTGTADCPLSPVGRVEAAQVGRELQRLRIQLDQVYCSALQRTRETFSIIAKTVSPLYDHTAVQSVPALNERNYGLLQGRNKEQAVEQYGSATVERWRRSYTSIPPGGESLEQTGKRVIQFYTTCVQPDLQAGCRILLLAHGNTLRSLIMYLEGLSPEQVEQLEVVTGEVIIYKMDAALHVLDKTIFHPVQI; this is encoded by the coding sequence GTGCTGATCCGGCACGGGCAGTCAGCTTACAATTATGATAACCGCTTTACGGGTACCGCGGACTGCCCCCTTTCACCCGTCGGACGGGTGGAAGCTGCGCAGGTAGGCAGAGAACTGCAGCGTCTACGTATTCAACTTGACCAGGTGTATTGTTCAGCATTGCAGCGTACACGGGAGACGTTTTCCATCATTGCAAAAACCGTCAGTCCGTTGTATGACCATACAGCGGTGCAATCTGTTCCGGCGCTGAACGAGCGCAACTACGGGCTGCTGCAGGGCAGAAATAAGGAGCAAGCCGTTGAACAGTACGGTTCAGCAACAGTTGAACGCTGGCGGCGCAGCTATACCAGTATCCCGCCGGGAGGGGAAAGCCTCGAGCAAACCGGTAAACGGGTCATCCAGTTTTACACGACCTGTGTACAGCCTGACTTACAGGCAGGGTGCCGCATACTCTTACTGGCGCATGGAAACACCTTGCGAAGCTTAATCATGTATCTGGAAGGCTTGTCGCCGGAGCAGGTTGAGCAGCTGGAAGTGGTTACCGGGGAGGTGATTATTTATAAAATGGATGCTGCTTTACATGTCCTTGATAAAACAATCTTCCATCCCGTACAAATATGA
- a CDS encoding NUDIX domain-containing protein yields the protein MHPKEFYRNLPRKTVAACLLIPCEQRHLLLRKCITGQWTLPGGIVEQGEAPDAAALRECKEETGLFPAIERLMHTYFSEPVLLDEVPYGDSVHFIFLTKPVTSEQCSAIAFNDDEIDGYCLADADELVKSIQSNLGRALSRALNGETYSVWKRTHESLRAEADFYR from the coding sequence ATGCATCCTAAAGAATTTTACCGCAACCTGCCCCGGAAAACCGTAGCTGCCTGCCTGTTGATCCCCTGTGAGCAACGCCATCTGCTGCTCCGGAAATGTATTACCGGGCAGTGGACTTTACCGGGCGGAATAGTTGAACAAGGCGAAGCGCCTGATGCGGCGGCCTTGCGTGAATGCAAAGAAGAGACCGGATTATTTCCCGCGATTGAACGCCTTATGCATACCTATTTTTCTGAGCCGGTCTTGCTGGATGAAGTACCATATGGAGACAGTGTGCATTTCATTTTTCTGACAAAGCCTGTCACGTCTGAGCAGTGCAGCGCAATTGCTTTTAATGATGATGAAATTGATGGATACTGTTTAGCGGACGCGGACGAACTTGTAAAGTCTATTCAAAGCAACCTGGGCCGGGCACTTAGCAGGGCGCTGAACGGGGAAACGTACTCGGTTTGGAAGCGCACTCATGAAAGCCTGAGAGCAGAAGCTGATTTTTACCGGTAA